One Deinococcus carri DNA window includes the following coding sequences:
- a CDS encoding PRTRC system protein B, which produces MPADGDSPLERQGDQVRAGMLPVQVWQPRTKEFQLQALTHWKARFPAFPEAYRLVATLDVPEPEAVFVICQHFTEEGWLRDPRVRARASSAHSMCALGRRGHAGRQGLARPGLRLGGTAQGMTGDVERRGGGQKGPCRGRRAPAGAPESIVKEVTMQVDIQIDAGRDYQPHAAILVYRDRQSGQTIAEFHPAYRQGQEFHVAEAHPLTSGDVKELLDSLGATALQFVPQHAVAVSALAVAWWTPAQNRAMFFLSHTDQAVNELSGRVFPQPPLLFIARRGSLTVYALAENTRPGADTPLMCAPYFNIFQGHGVCRGTTPYPGHVDAGRTDEWERAFFGSNFTHHAAGTRKITSFGGSHAELWLAAERARTFDPAWLVPAGRTLGEALQ; this is translated from the coding sequence GTGCCCGCCGATGGCGACTCCCCGCTCGAACGCCAGGGCGACCAGGTGCGCGCTGGGATGCTTCCGGTACAGGTCTGGCAGCCGAGAACCAAGGAATTCCAGCTCCAGGCCCTCACCCACTGGAAGGCCAGGTTTCCAGCCTTCCCCGAGGCGTACCGGCTGGTCGCCACCCTCGACGTGCCGGAGCCCGAGGCGGTCTTCGTGATCTGCCAGCACTTCACCGAGGAAGGCTGGCTCCGCGACCCGCGGGTGCGTGCTCGGGCGTCCAGCGCGCACTCCATGTGTGCCCTGGGACGTCGTGGTCATGCCGGACGGCAAGGCCTGGCGCGTCCTGGGCTGCGGCTGGGAGGAACTGCCCAGGGCATGACGGGGGATGTGGAGCGGCGGGGAGGCGGACAGAAGGGCCCCTGCCGCGGTCGTCGCGCCCCTGCCGGGGCACCGGAATCCATTGTCAAGGAGGTAACTATGCAGGTGGATATCCAGATCGACGCCGGACGCGACTACCAGCCCCACGCCGCCATCCTGGTCTACCGCGACCGGCAGTCCGGTCAGACGATCGCCGAGTTCCACCCCGCCTACCGGCAGGGCCAGGAATTCCACGTCGCGGAGGCGCACCCGCTGACCTCCGGCGACGTGAAGGAGCTGCTCGACAGCCTGGGTGCCACCGCACTCCAGTTCGTGCCCCAGCACGCCGTGGCCGTCAGCGCCCTCGCCGTCGCCTGGTGGACCCCGGCGCAGAACCGGGCCATGTTCTTCCTCAGCCACACCGACCAGGCCGTGAACGAGCTGAGCGGGCGGGTCTTCCCGCAGCCTCCTCTGCTGTTCATCGCGCGGCGGGGCAGCCTGACGGTCTACGCCCTCGCCGAGAACACCCGCCCGGGCGCGGACACTCCGCTGATGTGCGCGCCCTACTTCAACATCTTCCAGGGGCACGGCGTGTGCCGGGGCACCACCCCGTATCCCGGGCATGTGGACGCGGGGCGTACCGACGAGTGGGAGCGCGCCTTTTTTGGCTCCAACTTCACCCACCACGCCGCGGGCACCCGCAAGATCACCTCGTTCGGGGGCAGCCACGCCGAACTGTGGCTCGCCGCCGAACGCGCACGCACCTTCGACCCGGCCTGGCTCGTGCCCGCGGGCCGCACCCTGGGGGAGGCCCTGCAATGA
- a CDS encoding PRTRC system ThiF family protein, with translation MTRRYLRPLKRPMTVAVVGCGGTGSHILSGLTHLHHALIALGGQGLTVVAYDPDTVEAHNVMRQRFYPGDVGRHKCEVLISRINRAHGLHWRAVPRTFAEGLGFPNFDLVIGCVDSRRGRAEIRRMITTGPCARTRFWLDIGNARFPDGRFGGQVVLGEPSNLRNWGSRRTGRLPIASELYPELVNTRLAEDEQPSCSALESLKRQDLFLNALLAQHALNILWRVILERRLDVTGVFVDASSHIVNPVYAEQARGREAAD, from the coding sequence ATGACCCGCCGTTACCTGCGTCCTCTCAAGCGCCCCATGACCGTCGCGGTGGTGGGGTGCGGCGGCACCGGCAGCCACATCCTCAGCGGCCTGACCCACCTGCACCACGCCCTGATCGCGCTGGGCGGGCAGGGGCTCACGGTCGTCGCCTACGATCCGGACACCGTGGAGGCCCACAACGTCATGCGCCAGCGCTTCTACCCAGGTGACGTCGGCCGCCACAAGTGCGAGGTGCTGATCAGCCGCATCAACCGTGCGCACGGCCTGCACTGGCGTGCGGTACCCCGGACCTTCGCCGAGGGACTGGGCTTCCCCAACTTCGACCTGGTGATCGGGTGCGTGGACTCGCGCCGGGGCCGGGCGGAGATCCGGCGCATGATCACCACCGGCCCCTGCGCCCGGACCCGCTTCTGGCTGGATATCGGCAACGCCCGCTTTCCGGACGGCCGCTTCGGTGGTCAGGTCGTCCTCGGCGAGCCCAGCAACCTGCGCAACTGGGGTTCCCGGCGTACCGGGCGGCTGCCCATTGCCAGCGAGCTGTACCCGGAACTGGTGAACACGCGCCTCGCGGAGGACGAGCAGCCCTCGTGCAGCGCGCTGGAAAGCCTGAAGCGCCAGGACCTGTTCCTGAACGCCCTGCTCGCGCAGCACGCCCTGAACATCCTCTGGCGGGTGATCCTGGAGCGCCGGCTGGACGTGACCGGGGTGTTCGTGGACGCGAGTTCGCACATCGTCAATCCGGTGTATGCCGAGCAAGCCAGGGGGAGGGAGGCGGCGGATTAG